One Thermomicrobiales bacterium DNA segment encodes these proteins:
- a CDS encoding sensor histidine kinase, which produces MPIDLPASKPPITPETGLGGRRPRFFYLVSLPLWLAVVLRSFDSDGDADRQPLTLLLLLVYLALFVTGDRLSRRFHWYEHLYFGLQLTIVFAAMVAQPELDFFPVLLIPISAQIALVPDLRWRRFWFAATFAVMIVGLLIFQDFPRSLAIILLYIAGYVLIASYATVTEQEERAEAQARSLVVELQEANRQLTESAATIENLAIVEERNRLARELHDSVSQSLYGLVLSSEAARRNLASGNHDGLVEELDSMSEAARTAQAEMRLLIYELRPPEMEELGLQRALENRLATVERRTGLQATITYEVASDVPLRTEIELERIAIEALTNAVRHSGASNVRVVVRQEGDRLVLDVEDDGVGIESGAQAAGFGMRGMRERAERLGGTFTVVSYPGNGTLVRVETPL; this is translated from the coding sequence ATGCCGATCGATCTGCCTGCTTCCAAGCCGCCAATCACACCGGAAACCGGGTTGGGCGGACGTCGCCCACGGTTCTTCTATTTGGTCAGTCTGCCGCTCTGGTTGGCGGTCGTGCTGCGGTCATTCGATTCGGACGGGGATGCGGATCGGCAACCCCTGACTCTTCTGTTGCTCCTGGTCTATCTGGCGCTCTTCGTCACCGGCGACCGGCTGAGTCGCCGCTTTCACTGGTATGAGCATCTCTATTTCGGGCTGCAGCTCACGATCGTCTTTGCGGCGATGGTGGCCCAGCCCGAGCTCGACTTTTTCCCCGTCTTGTTGATTCCAATAAGCGCGCAGATTGCGCTCGTTCCCGATCTCCGCTGGCGGCGTTTCTGGTTCGCAGCGACCTTCGCAGTCATGATCGTGGGGCTGCTGATATTTCAGGATTTTCCGCGCAGCCTGGCGATCATCTTGTTGTATATCGCCGGATACGTTCTCATTGCATCATATGCCACGGTTACTGAACAGGAAGAGCGCGCGGAAGCCCAGGCACGCTCCCTCGTCGTGGAACTGCAGGAAGCGAACCGCCAACTGACCGAGAGTGCCGCAACGATCGAGAATCTGGCGATTGTGGAAGAGCGCAACCGGCTGGCGCGCGAGTTGCACGATTCAGTTAGTCAGTCACTTTATGGTTTGGTGCTCAGCAGCGAAGCGGCCAGACGCAACCTTGCAAGCGGCAATCACGATGGTCTCGTAGAGGAACTCGATTCCATGAGCGAAGCCGCTCGCACCGCACAGGCGGAGATGCGCCTGCTGATCTACGAGCTGCGCCCACCAGAGATGGAGGAGCTCGGACTGCAGCGCGCGCTCGAGAATCGACTGGCCACCGTCGAGCGCCGTACCGGTCTGCAGGCAACGATCACATACGAGGTTGCGAGCGATGTACCGCTCCGAACCGAGATCGAGCTCGAGCGCATCGCAATCGAGGCGTTGACCAATGCGGTACGGCACAGCGGCGCGTCGAATGTACGCGTCGTTGTTCGCCAGGAGGGCGATCGGTTGGTGCTGGACGTGGAGGATGATGGCGTTGGGATCGAATCTGGCGCGCAGGCTGCCGGATTTGGCATGCGCGGCATGCGTGAACGCGCAGAACGTCTCGGCGGAACGTTTACCGTCGTGTCGTATCCGGGCAACGGAACCCTCGTGCGGGTGGAGACGCCGCTGTGA